A segment of the Streptomyces pactum genome:
GGGATGAGGTCACCGACGACGGTCTCGCCGGTCTCGTCGACCGGGGTGTCCAGGCTGACGGCGTCCCGACCGACGCGGCGCAGCCAGACGACCTTGTCCCCGTCGATGCCGCTCTCGGCGGCCACCTCCTCGGCGGTCGGCTCGCGGTCGAGGCTTCCCCGGAGCCGCCGTTCGACCTTGGCGAGCTTCTGCAACTGCTCCACGACGTGCACCGGCAGCCGTACCGTGCGCGCGTGGGTGGCCAGGCCCCGCTCGATGGCCTGGCGGATCCACCAGGTGGCGTACGTGGAGAACTTGAAGCCCTTGGTGTGGTCGAACTTCTCGACGGCCCGGATCAGTCCGAGGTTGCCCTCCTGGATGACGTCCAGGAGGGGCAGCCCGCGGTGGGCGTGGCGCTTGGCCATCGACACCACGAGCCGCAGATTGGCCCGCACCATGTGGTCCTTGGCGGCCTGGCCGTCGTGGACGGTCTCCTCCAGCGCGCGGCGCCGTCCGGGCGTCGGGGCGGGCTCGCCGGTGTCCGCCTGCTCCAGTTCCTCCATGGCCAGGACACCGGCCTCGATGCGCCGGGCCAGGCGCACCTCGTCCTCGGCGGTCAGCAGCGGGGTGGCGCCGATCTGGGTGAGGTACTGGCCGAGCAGGTCCGGCTCCTCGTCGGGTTCGGGGATCCGGCTGCGCAGCCGCGCGGTGCGGGCGGGGGCCCGGCGGTCCTCCCCGGGGCCCGCCGCGGGGGTCGGGGTTCGTGCCAGGGGGGCCATGTCGTTCTCCTCCGTCGTCTTCTGGAGGTCCGGGTCAGTGCGGGCCGGGGGTGTCCCGTTCCCGCCGCAGCCGGCCGGTCACGACCATCAGGTCCGCCGCGGCCAGCAGGACGAACGCCGCGCACACGGCGGCGAGGGCCACCAGGGTGCCGCGTGCGGGGCTGTCGCCGGGGCCGGTGTCGGCGGCCCACACGCCGAAGAACGCGGCCCCCGCGACGAAGAGCGGCAGGAAGACGGCCGACAGCAGCAGTCGCAGCCGCAGCGGACTCTGCGCGGTGACCGGTTCGGTGCCGGTGCGCGGGAAGCGGCGGCCGATCGCGCCGGACCGCGCGCGAGGGGCGTCCTCCCTGGTCCCGGCGGGGCGGCGTCGGTCGCTCATGCCGTTCCTCCCTGATGGTCGGGGCGCCGTCGGTGGTCGCGGGCGTCGGCGGTCGGGGCCGTCGGTACTCGGGCGCGTCAGTGGTCGGGGGCCTCGGTGGTCGAGGGCCAGTGGTCGGGTTCGGACTTGCTGATGTCCGCCAGGGCGGAGTCCGGGTCGTCGGCGGCCGCGAGGTCGCCGAGGGTGACCACGCCGACCGGAACGCCGCCGTGCTCGACGACCGGGAGCCGGCGGACCGCGTGACGTCGCATCAGCTCGGCCGCGCGCTCGGTACTGTCATCGGGTTCGAGGGTGACGACGGGCGGGGGCGTGCAGACCGAGCCGACCGTGGTGTCGTCGGGGTCGCGGCCGTCGGCGACGCTCCGCAGCACGATGTCGCGGTCGGTGAGCAGGCCGAACAGGTCGCAGTCGTAGGTCACCAGGACGTCGCCGACGTCCTCCTCGCGCATCAGCCGGGCCGCCCGCGCCACCGTGGTCATGGGCTCGACGGCCACCGCGGCGGGTGACATCACCTCTCGGATACGCCGTGTCATGGTCGCGCCTCCCGGGGTGCCGGTGCTCAGTCGTGTGCGGGCCGCGTAGCCCGCACCCGGGCCGCTGAAACCGCTGCCCGGCTCAGCCGAGGTCGATCAGGGCCAGGCCGATGTCGGGGCGGTGGGTCTTGGCCAGTTCGGCCGGACTGTCCCGGACGACGACCTCCAGCGTCGGCCAGACCCGGCCGGACAGCAGGTGGCCCCCGCGGGTGGAGCCGTCGGACAGGCCCAGTACGGCGTGCAGGTGCGGGGTCGGCCCGTCGTCGGCGACGGCGATGTCCCCGATCAGGGAGAGCACCTCGCACTGCTCCCCCACCGGGATGTGCCGGTAGTCCTTGGCCTGCCGGTCGAACCAGCCGACGACCGCCTCCGAGAAGGCGCCCACCGCGGTCACCTGGGACGCGCCGAGGGAGCGGTCACGGGCGAATGCGGTGAGTTCGGCGGCCGCGTCCTCACCAGGGTCGAGCACCACCACGTACACCGCGGACGGCCCGTCCTGCACCTGTTGCCACTTCATGCCCGCCGGGTACCCGGCGCCCGTCGGGGCAACCCGCCCGGCCGGCGCCCCGCCGCCCGGACAGCCCCGCCGCCAGGTCCGCCTCCAGCGCCCGGGCCGCCGCGTCGACCGTCGCGACCGGGGAGGAGAGGCCGCGCGGGTCGTGACACACCCCGGGCACCGACGCCGGCAGACCCACCGCCACGGCACTTCCGTCCTCGTCACGCACGGGGACGCCCCCGGGACCGGCCCTCCCCGGAGCGTTCCCGGTTCACCGCGGAGCCGATGCGGCCGACGCGCCCCGGCCCGGTCCGGCGCCCGGCGGGCGCCGGGCGGTCGGGCGGTCGGGCGGTCGGGCGGTCGGGCGGTCGGGCGGTCGGGCGGTCGGGCGGTCGGCGGGCCGGTCGCGGCAGCGCCCGGAGGCGTACCCGTCGTCCGGTTCCTCGTCGCTCGGCTCGGTGAGGAGCAGCAGGCCGGCCGTGGTGCGGTGGGCGGAAGCCCCTCTAATCCGGCCGGTCCCGGCCGGGGCCGAGTGCCCGGCGGATCGCGGCGAGCCAGTCGCCGACCGGCCCGAAGGTGAGCAGCCCGCTGCCCGCGCCCGCGATCTCACCGGAGGCGGGCAGCAGCCGTCCGTACGTCCGCTCCAGGGCCGTACGGTCGCCGAGTTCGAGGGCGAGCGCGGCCTCGGCGCAGCACAGGGCCTCGTACAGGAGGTCGGGCGGCGGCTCCGGGAGCGCCCTCAGCGCCGTCCGGGCCTCGGCGTGACGGCCGTCGGCGAGGAGCGCGAACGGTGCGGCCCAGGGGCGGTACGGTCCCCAGTCCGCGCCCGGGTCCACCTCCGCCACACGTCCGTGGGCCAGACGCAGGCCGAGCAGGGCGAGGGGCAGCAGTCCGCGTTCCAGGCCCGGCATGCCGGCACCGTCGAGCCGCGCGGCGGCGGACCGGTAGGCGGCCTCGGCACTGTCGTACGGGCTGCCGGTGGCGGCCCGGCGCAGGGCTCGGTACCACTCGGTGAAGACGGCCACGAGCGGCCGTTCGTGCCGTTCGGCCAGGCGGTCGACGGCGCTGGCGTGCTCGTCGGCGGCGGCGAAGTCGGCGAGTGCCGCGCGTGCCTGGAGCCGGATCAGGTGGCCGAGTACCGCGTGGTTGACGAGGCCGTGCCGGGCGGCGAGCTCTACGAGTTCGGCACCGGTCGCGTCGCGGCGCGGGGCCAGTCCGGCGGTGGTGCACGACTGCATGAAGACGCCGTTGAGGGCGAAGGCGAGCAGGGCGGGGTCGTCCAGGCGGCGGGCGATCCGCTCGGCCTCGTCCGCCGCCCGCGGTCCGCGCGCCGACCGGACGCCCCGGGACTCCAGGGCGACGGTGGCCAGCAGACGGCAGCGTGCCGCCTCGGCGTGGGTGTCGTCCGGCAGGGCGGCGAGGGTGCGTTCGGCCGCCGCGACGATGCGGCCGGCCCGTTCGGGGTCGTCGCTGCGGGTCCAGTTGGCGGGTACGTCGTAGGCGCCGATCACCCGGGCCGTCAGCTCCGCGTCGCCCGTCTCCTCCGCCGCCTCGACCGCCGTCATACGGTGCTCACGGGCGGCCTCCAGACCGCCGCCGCCGGTGACCGCGAGGGTGCGCAGCAGGCCCACGGCCGACTCCAGCCGGGCGTGGGCACCGGCGGCGACCGTGCGGTCGTACGCCTCGGTCGCGCGGGCCCACAGCCGGGCCGCCGCCTCCGCCGGTTCGTCCGACGGGTCCAGGTCCGCGTCCTGGGCGAGGATGCCGGCCTCCAGGCGGCGCAGCCGGGGCCCGGGGTCGATGCCCAGGTGTCCGGCGAGCAGGGCGCGGGCGCGGCGCAGCACGGCGAGGGCGTCCGCCTGGCGTCCGGTCCGGTACAGGGCCAGGGCGAGCAGCCGCCAGGCCTCCTCGCGCCAGGGGTGGTCGGTCAGGTGCGCGTCCAGGTCGGGGACCGCCTCGGCGGCCCGGCCCAGGTCCACGAGCAGTTCCGCGCGCCGTTCGACGGCACGCAGCCGCAGTTCGGTGAGCCGGGAGCGCTCGCCGCGGACCCACTCCTGCCCGCCGAACTCGGCGTAGGCGGGGCCCCGCCACTGCGCCAGAGCCGTCCGGAGCCGGTCCGGAGCCCGCGTGGCCGGCAGCCGGCCGGCCTCCGCGACGGCCGCCTCGAAACGCCACGCGTCCACGGCGTCCGGCGCCGCGCGCAGGGCGTACCCGGGCCCCTCGGTGACCAGCAGCCGGGCCGGGGCCCGCGGCGGGCGGTCGGGTTCCAGGGCGCGGCGCAGATCCCCCACGAAGGTGCGCACCGCGCCCACGGCCCGCGGCGGCGGTGCGTCCTCCCACAGGTCCTCGACCAGGCGGGCCAGCGGGACGACCCGCCGCCGGGCCAGAAGAAGGCGGGCCAGCACGGCGCGGTGCCGGGGGCCCTTGAGAGCGAGCACGTCGCCGGCGCGTTCGGCCGTGACCGGCCCGAGCACACCGAACGTGACCGCTTCCATGTTCCGTCCGCTCCGATCCGCCACCGCCCGTGCGCTCACCACGGTACGCGTGCTGATCCGTTGCTGATCCGGGCCCGGCAGGCTCGAAGGCGTCATCAGCGTGCTGCACGCGGACCCGACGTGAGCGGGCCCTGGGGGGCAGCCCTGATGCCAGCAGTCCCGCCATCAGCGGTTCCGGCATGGGCGGAGCTGATGTGAGCAGCCCCGACATGAGCGGACCTGAGGTGAGCAGACCCGACATGAGCGGACCTGAGGTGAGCAGACCCGACATGAGCAGAAAGGCACATACCAGCATGGAACCGACCATCCCGGGCTTCGACCACGACCGCGTCACGGTCGCCGACGGTGTCGCCCTGAACGTGGCCGTCGGCGGCTCCGGCAGCCCGATCGTGCTGCTGCACGGCTTCCCGCAGACCCATCTGATGTGGCGGCACGTCGCCGCCGACCTCGCGGCCGACCACACCGTCGTCTGCCCCGACCTGCGCGGTTACGGCGCCAGCGACAAGCCGGCCGACCCGGACGGCACCGCCTACGCCAAGCGGACCATGGCCGCCGACGTCGTCGCCCTCGCCCGCGCGCTCGGCCACGAGCGTTTCGCGCTGGCCGGGCACGACCGGGGCGCCCTCGTCGCGGTGCGGGCCGGGCTCGACCACCCGGACGCGGTGACGCACCTGGCCGCGCTGGACGTGCTGCCGACCCTCGACATGTGGGACGTCCTGCGCGGCACCACGGCGGCGGTCGGCTTCCACCTCTACCTGATGGCGCAGCCTCCCGGACTGCCGGAGCAGTTGATCGGCGCCGCGCCGGACGCCTTCTTCGGTCACTTCCTCGACATCTGGACACGCAACCCGGACGCCCTGCCCGCCGACGTACGCGCCGCCTACCTCGAGGCGTCCCGCGAGGCGGTGCCGTCCATCGTGGCCGACTACCGTGCCTCGGCCGGCATCGACGTCGCCCACGACCGGGCAGACCGCGACAACGGCAACCGGCTGCGGATGCCCGTGACCGTCCTCCAGCAGGACTGGGGTGCCGCCCTCGGCTACGACGCCGCCGCGCTGTGGCGGGCGTGGGCCCCGGACTTGCGGCACGAAACCGTCGACTGCGGCCACTTCATGGCGGAGGAGGCGCCCGGCGAGGTCGCCGGGTCGCTGCGGAAGCTGCTGACCCGGTAGGCCACGGGCGGGCCGGGTGTCGGCGGTCCGGCGTACAACGGCCGGTTGTACGTGCTGTCCGACCGGTTGTTTGATCGCGACGACGGCCACTCGCTTTGATGGCGGCGTGACGGAGTCGGGCGTGGGGGGCAGCGGGTCGCTGGGGCGGCGGTTCGGGTGGCTGTGGGCCGCCTATTCCGTCAGCACGTTCGGCACGAGGCTCGCGTTCGACGCGTTCGCGCTGATCGCGGTCGTGGTGCTGGACGCCGGAACGGCGCAGGTGGCGGCGCTCGCGGCGACCGGTCTCGCGGTGGGCGCGCTGGTGGCGGTGCCGCTGGGGCCCTGGGTGGAGTTCCGGCGCAAGCGGCCGGTCATGGTCGCGATGGACCTGATCCGGTGCGCGGTGCTGTTGACCGTGCCGTTCGCGTTCGCGTTCGGCCGGCTCGGCTTCGCCCAGTTGCTGGTGGTGTCGGTCGTCGTCGCCGCGGCCGACATCGCGTTCAGGGCGGCCGCCGGTTCCTGTCTCAAGGCACTGGTACGGCCACCGGACCTGCTGGCCGCGAACAGCCGGTTCGAGGCGACGACCTGGACCGCGACGATGCTCGGGCCTCCGCTCGGCGGGGCCGCGATCGGGATCTTCGGACCGGTGGTGACGGTGGCGGTCGACGCGGTCAGCTACCTGTTGTCGGCCCTGGGGATCCGCGCGATCGGCGGCGGGGAGCCGCCCCCGCGACGTGCCGACGCGCCCCGGCCGCGGGCCGGTGACCTGCTGGACGACTGGCGGTACGTGCTGGCCTCGCCGGGTCTGCGCCCGCTGTTCCTCAACACGGTCCTGGTCAACGGTCTGATCATGGCGACCACACCGCTGCTGGCCGTCCTCATGCTGGGCGATCTGGGCTTCGCGCCGTGGCAGTACGGGCTCGCCTTCGCGGTGCCGTGCGCGGGCGGACTGATCGGCTCCCGGCTGGCCGGCCCGCTCGTGGCGCGCTTCGGGCAGCACCGGGTGCTGGTCGCCAGCGGGGTACTGCGCGTGTGCTGGCCCGTCGGGCTGGCCTTCGTCGGCCCCGGAACCCCGGGACTGGTCCTGGTGATGGTCGTCGAGTTCGGGCTGATCACGTCCGTGGGCGTGTTCAACCCGGTGTACGCCACCCGCCGGCTGGACCTGACCCCGGCGGACAGGGTCGCGCGCACCCTGACCGCCTGGACGGTCAGCGGGAAGCTGGCGACCGCGGGCCTGACCGCGGTGTGGGGTCTGCTGGCGGGCCTGACCGGACCGCGTACGGCCGTCGCGCTCGCGGGCGTGCTGATGCTCGCGACACCGCTGCTCCTGCCACGGCGGGACCGCGACTTGGGCCGGCCCTTGGTGGGGCCCGCCGGTGACCGGTGAAGTGCCACCAGTCGTCGTCGTTCCGCAGGCCGCTCGACCGGTGCCCGCCGCCCTCCCGGCCCGTCGCCGCTCAGGTCGCCGGCGGCGGTGACACCGGCCACGGCGTTCCGGTCGCCGGTGCCGATCGGACCGGGTCGTCCGAAGTCGCCACCGCCGACACCCTGAGGGCCACAGCCTGCCCCGGCCGGCGGGGCACGCCCGCTCCCCGCGCGGGGCAGGCTGCCCGCTACCGCGGTGGCGTGCCCCGGCCGAGGGCGGGGAACTCCCGGCGGGCCTCGGCGAACAGGGCCGGGTAGTCGGTGCCGTGGGTGACCGCGGCGGCGAAGAGGGCGCCGAGCGCGGCACGCAGCGGGTCGGGTTCGGCCGCGGCGCGCAGCGCGGGCATGGCCATGGCCTGTCGCAGCGGGTTGCCGCGGCATCCGTCGCCCGTGTCCGTCGCGGTACGGGTGATCCGGTCGTCGGTGAAGAAGCGCTCCCAGGCTCGCCGGGGGTCGTCGAAGGGGGCCGGCAGGGCCTCCCCGCGGTCCAGCGCCGCGAGCGCGGGCGTGATCCAGTCGACGTCGTCCAGACCCGCCGCGGTGAAGGCCCGGTGGGCCGCCCACCGGGCGAGGCTCCGCTGCGTCGCCGGACACACCCCGTCGACGGCGTCGAGCAGGTCCCGGTCCAGTGGGACGAGCCCGCGCGCGTCGCCGCCGACCTCCCGTACACGCCGGCTGGGCAGCCGGCCGCCCCAGGACAGGGTCTCCGCGCGGTCCTGCGCGGTCCCTTCCCCGCGAGGGGGCGGCGGCAGACTGCGCGCGTACCGGTGCCGGCCCTCGGCGCTGCGTGAGGTCTGCCGCACGACCCGGTCGGCGGCGGGCGGGGCGGGCCAGAACTGCAGCAGGTAGTAACCCACCGGCCCGGCGTCGTCGGCCCCGGTGGACTCGGTCGCGCCGCCCCGGTCCATGTCCCGTCCGCAGTAGCGCACCCGGTGGTCGGCGGGCGGCAGGTCCATCTCGCACAACGCCCGCCGGCCGCAGGGCAGGACGGCCGTCGAGGGGGAGACGGGCCGGAAGGACGCCTCCACCACGTCCTCCCAGCCGTCGTCGAGCGGCGGGGCGGCCCCGTGCAGCTCGACGGTCAGCCCGACCCTGCCGGTGCGCAGACCGGTGCCCAGAAAGAGGCAGCCGGGGACGGCCGCACCGCACAGACCGTTGAGCTGTCCGGCGCAGGCCTCCGACGGCACCGGTCCGCGCGGGTTTTGACGGCTGTCCACATGGAACCTCCCGTGGACGACCGGCAGTTCACCGCTGTACACCCTCCGCATGACCGCCCCCTGATCGCGTCCGACTCCCTGAGGCCACCAGTATGCGGAGGGGGTGTGACAACAGGCAGGAGAAGGCGGGCGGCGGGTGTGCGGACGCGGGTCAGCGGGCCCCGGGAACGTCCTCGGTGACGCCGTTCAGCGGCGAGGACGGGTCACTGCCGTAGGGCCGGGTGAAGGCCTCCATGCCGTGCCCGGACGGATCGGAGAAGTAGACACCCCGGCCGCCGTCGTTGCGGTTGATCCGGCGCGGATACCGGCCGTGCGGATCGGCCTGAATGGGTACGCCGTCCGCCACGAGCCGGGCGAGGACCGCGTCGAACTCGTCCTCGGAGACGAGGAACGCGTAGTGCTGCACGGGGATGTCGATGTCGACGGTGGCGAAATCGAGGGTGACGCCGTTGGCGGTCGTCACGGGCAGGAACATCCCGGCCGGTTCGCCGACCTGAAGCCCCAGGATCCCGGCGAGGAAGTGAGCGGACTTCTCCCGGTCGCGGGAGAGAACGATGGTGTGGTTGAACTCGACTGACACGGGTCAATGCCTCCACGGGCATCTCCGCGGCGCCTCCATGCCTCACCCGGACGGTGACCGGCACGCGATGCCGCGCCGTGGATCTTAGACGAGGCCGTCGCGGGGTGTCGAGACCCCGCGGCCGCCGGAGCCGGCGCACCGACCGGTACGGGACCTCGCCGTCGGCGGACCGGCCGGTGCGTTCGCGGCGGACCGGCCCGGGGGGCGTGCCTCGCCGGCCGGCGCTCAGGGGGACGCCTGGTCGCTGTCCTTCATCGCGCCCCAGCCGTGCCAGCGCTCCACCTCGATCCAGGCGCTGACCCGGGGACGGACCCGGTCCGGGTACGGGTTGCCCGTGTAGTGCCTGGAGAGGCGGTCGATGCCGGTGAGGTCCTCGTCGTCGCGGGTCTCGGTGACGCGGCCGATGAGGGTGACGTGCGTGTACCAGTCGTCGCCCGCGAGGACGGTGAGGGTCACGCGCGGATCCCGGCGCAGGTGCCCGAGGCGTACCCGGCCCTCGTCGAGGTTGATGAGGACCCGGCCGTCGTCCTCCCACAGGTACCAGGTGGGCGCGGAGACGGGAGCGCCGTCCGAACGGAGGGTGGCCATGACGCACGGGTTGGGACGGCGCAGCAGGTCGACGGCCTCGGGCGGCAGCGGCGGCTTGGACATGAGAACTCCTCGGGTCTTGACGTGGCTTGGTGTCGCTTGGTGTGTCTCGGTGTGTGCCGAGGCTGTGTCGGCGTTCCGGTCGTTACGTCCACCCGGTACCCCGGGAGCGTTCAGTCGGACGGCTTCTCGTCGAAACTGGCGAAGTACGCCGCCGCCATGTCCTCGTCGCCGTGCCCCTGCGCGGCGGCGCGCGCCAGGCGTTCCGCGCCGGCGGCGGCCACGTCCAGGCGGACGCCGTTCGCCTCGCCGGCCTCGACGATCAGCCGGGCGTCCTTCGCGGCGGTGGTGACCGCGAACTGCGCGGGCGTCAGCGCGCCGTCACGGATCATCCGGGCCTTGGCGCGCAGGTAGCCCATGTCGAGCGGGCCGCCGGCGATGGCGTCGAAGAAGCCGTCCGGGTCCACGCCCAGTGCCCTGGCCAGCGCCAGGACCTCGCCCGCCGCGTTGGTGGCGGCGAGGACCCAACTGTTGGCCACCAGCTTCAGCCGGGTGGCGCTGCCGGCGGCGCCGTCCTCGCCGGTCCACACCGTGCGGGAGCCGACGGCGTCCAGGACGGGTGCCACCGCGTCCCGTGCGTCGGCCGGGCCGGCGGCCAGGACCAGCAGTTGGCCGTCCTCGGCGGGTTGCCGGGTGCCGAGGACGGGTGCGTCGAAGAAGACGAGGCCGTGTTCGTGGGCGAAGGCGGCCAGGTCGGCGACCGCGTCGACGCCGGCGGTGGTCGACTGGATCCACGCGGCACCGGGGCGCAGGCCGGGGACGGCCTGCCGCATGACGTCGAGCGCGGCCGGGCCGTCGTACAGCATGGTGAGGACGGCGTCGGCGCCCCGTACCGCCTCCTCGGGGCTGCCCGCGACGCGTACGCCGTCGGCGGCCAGCGGCTCGGCCTTGCCCCGGCTGCGGTTCCAGGCGCGGACGGTGTGCCCGGCGCGGACGAGGTTGCGGGCCATGGCGGCACCCATGATGCCGGTTCCCAGGACGCTCACGGTGAGCTGGTCGGTCATGACGTCGGCTTTCTGTGCTCGTACGGGACGGTGGCCGGGGCTCCGGGCGCGGGGCCCGGTGATCAGCCTGCCATCCGGTGGCGGGCGGCGCCGTTCGGTCCGGCCGGCCAGGTCCGGTTGCCGTCCACGAAGACGGCACCTCGTGCCGCCGACGACCCGTGGAGGGCCGCGCGTGCGCGTCCCGTACGGTACGGCCGTGAGCGCCTTTCCCGAAGACACCGAAGACACCGAAGACACCCACGACACCGTCCCCGGCCGCTTCGGCCCCGCCGCCACCACCGAGGCCGACGCCCGGACCGTGGGCCGGGTGCGTACCGAGTACTCCCCCGCGCACGACGGGGACCCGGATCCCGGCGAGATCGTGTGGACGTGGGTGCCCTACGAGGAGAACGACGGCCGCGGCAAGGACCGGCCCGTGCTCGTGGTCGCCCGGGAGGCCGCCGGCACGCTGCTGGCCGTTCAGTTGTCCAGCAAGCGCCATGACGGGGACCGGGAGTGGGTGCCCATCGGGGGCGGGCCCTGGGACCGGTCCGGGCGGGACTCCTGGGTCGCCGTGGACCGGGTGCTGCGGCTGCACGACGCCGGTATGCGCCGCGAGGCGTGCGCCCTGGACCGGCCGCGCTTCGACCTCGTACGGCAGCGGCTGCGGGAGCGTTACGGCTGGAGCTGACGCCTCCCTCCCCCGCGCCTCCCTTCCCCGCGCCTTCCTCCCCCGGCCCTTCACCGGCCCGCGGAACGCCTGCTACCGGGCGCCCTTCGGGAAGGCGTGCGCGAACGCCTCCCGCACCGTGCCGCCCGGCGTGCGGTCCAGGATGCCGAACGTCACCCGCTCGAAGGCTTCCGAGAACCGTCCGCCGGGCCCGAGCAGCCCCCGGAACGCGCCCGCGACCTGGGCGGGGTCGTTGCGGAACACCCCGCAGCCCCAGGCGCCGAGCACCAGCCGCCGGTACCCGTGGGCCGCGGCCGTCTCCAGCACCCGTTCGGCGCGTGCGGCCAGGGCGGCGGGCACGTCGGCGGCCCGCCGCGGGACCGTACGCAGCACCACGCCCGCGTTCGGCGCGGCGGAGGTGAGGAAGCCGGCGGTGTACGGCTCGTCCAGCAGGCGGCCGCGGTCGTCGCGGAAGACGGGCACGGCGGGCGAGTGGATGACGCGGTCCGTGTAGAACGGGTCGCGGTGGGCGCGATGGTGGTCGTAGAACTCGCGCGCCCGCAGCAGGCAGGTGTACAGCGCGGAGGTCCGGCACAGGGCCTCCTCCTGGGCCTGGGCGCCGTTGAGGTAGCCGCCGCCCGGATTGCGGGCCGAGGCGAAGTTCAGCACGGCGACCTGGCCGCCGAGGCGGCGTGCGGCCTCCAGGCTGCTCTCGCCGGTGACCTCGAAGACCGTCCGCACCGCGGCGAAGGGGGCCGGTTCGACGGGAGCGGGTCCGTACATCCGGGTACCGTCCCGTGCCGCCTCGACGGCCGCGGCGATGGGCACCTCGCGCCCGCCGGACGCACGGTAGGACCCCGCCGTGACGATCTGTTCCGTCTGCTGTGCGATGCCCCGCAGGCGCGCGCTCACGGCGCCACCCCCGTGGACGCCGTGACCGCGCGCCGCGCGGCCTCCCCCGTCGTGCTCATGCACGAATCCTGGGTGATGCTGGTGATGCGGTGCAACGGAGTTTCCCGACCGGCGAACGACGGGGAATGCCCCCGGGAATGGACGGGTCGCGGAGATTACCGAGTGGGAACGTCCCGTAATGCACCCTTGTGCGGAGCGGCACGAGGGTCTTGGGTGGGACGAGTGTGCCGACCCGGCCCACCGCGAATGGGTCGGCGGCATGGATGGAATCTCAGGAGGATCCCGACATGTCCGATGCGGTAAGTGGCTGCACGCGGCCACGCACCACCGTCACCGAAGCCGAGGTCGAGGCGCTGGTCCACGGCATCTGCTTCAAGACCGGCCCGCCCAGGCGCCTCGGTGTCGAGGTGGAATGGCTCGTCCACGAGCTGCGCGCGCCGCGGCTCACCGTGTCACCCGAACGGCTCGAAGCGGTCTACGCCGCACTGCGGGCAGTGCCCCTGAGGTCGGCCCTGACCGTCGAGCCCGGCGGCCAGTTGGAGCTGAGTTCGCTCCCCGCCGCCTCCCTGATGGAATGCATCGGTTCCGTGTCCGCCGACCTCACCGCCGTCCGAGCGGTGCTGCGCGAGGACGGTCTCGCCCTCGTCGGCCTCGGCCACGACCCCTGGCACGTGCCCCGCCGCTTCCTGCGGCAGCCGCGCTACGACGCCATGGAGGCCTGCCTCGACCGCACCGGCCCCGCGGGCCGCTTCATGATGTGCGCCTCGGCCTCCGTGCAGGTGTGTCTGGACGCCGGGCACGAGGAGCCCGGCCCCCTCGGTCACGTACGCCGTTGGTGGCTCGCCCACCAGCTGGGAGCGGTGCTGCTGGCCGCGTTCGCCAACTCCCCGCTGGCCGGCGACCGGCCCACCGGCTGGCGGTCCACCCGGCAACTGCGGTGGACGCAGATCGGCACCGGCCGCGCGGGCGGCCCCCCGCTGGACGCCGACCCGCGCGGCGCCTGGACCCGGCACGTCCTGGACGCCCCGGTGATGTGCGTCCGCCACGACGGCGGGCCCTGGGACGTGCCCGAGGGCATGACCTTCCGGGAGTGGATCCGGAGCCGGACCCCGAGACCGCCGACCCGGGAGGATCTCGACTACCACCTCACCACGCTGTTCCCGCCGGTCAGACCACGCGGCCACCTGGAGCTGCGCATGATCGACGCGCAGCCCGGGGACGACGGCTGGACGGTTCCGCTCGCCGTGACGGCGGCGCTGTTCGAGGACCCGGAGGCCACCGAGACCGCCTACCGGGCCGTGAAGCCCCTCGCCGAGCGCACGCTGGGTCTGCCCGCCCCGCACAACCCGCTGTACCGGGACGCGGCCCGCGACGCCCTCACCGATCCGGAGCTGCGCGAGGCGGCCGTCACGTGCTTCACCGCGGCGCTCGCCGCCCTGCCCCGGCTCGGCGCCACCGCCGAGGTGGTGGACGCCGTCGCGGCA
Coding sequences within it:
- a CDS encoding PPOX class F420-dependent oxidoreductase produces the protein MSKPPLPPEAVDLLRRPNPCVMATLRSDGAPVSAPTWYLWEDDGRVLINLDEGRVRLGHLRRDPRVTLTVLAGDDWYTHVTLIGRVTETRDDEDLTGIDRLSRHYTGNPYPDRVRPRVSAWIEVERWHGWGAMKDSDQASP
- a CDS encoding NAD(P)-dependent oxidoreductase, yielding MTDQLTVSVLGTGIMGAAMARNLVRAGHTVRAWNRSRGKAEPLAADGVRVAGSPEEAVRGADAVLTMLYDGPAALDVMRQAVPGLRPGAAWIQSTTAGVDAVADLAAFAHEHGLVFFDAPVLGTRQPAEDGQLLVLAAGPADARDAVAPVLDAVGSRTVWTGEDGAAGSATRLKLVANSWVLAATNAAGEVLALARALGVDPDGFFDAIAGGPLDMGYLRAKARMIRDGALTPAQFAVTTAAKDARLIVEAGEANGVRLDVAAAGAERLARAAAQGHGDEDMAAAYFASFDEKPSD
- a CDS encoding type II toxin-antitoxin system PemK/MazF family toxin; the encoded protein is MSAFPEDTEDTEDTHDTVPGRFGPAATTEADARTVGRVRTEYSPAHDGDPDPGEIVWTWVPYEENDGRGKDRPVLVVAREAAGTLLAVQLSSKRHDGDREWVPIGGGPWDRSGRDSWVAVDRVLRLHDAGMRREACALDRPRFDLVRQRLRERYGWS
- a CDS encoding MFS transporter; translation: MTESGVGGSGSLGRRFGWLWAAYSVSTFGTRLAFDAFALIAVVVLDAGTAQVAALAATGLAVGALVAVPLGPWVEFRRKRPVMVAMDLIRCAVLLTVPFAFAFGRLGFAQLLVVSVVVAAADIAFRAAAGSCLKALVRPPDLLAANSRFEATTWTATMLGPPLGGAAIGIFGPVVTVAVDAVSYLLSALGIRAIGGGEPPPRRADAPRPRAGDLLDDWRYVLASPGLRPLFLNTVLVNGLIMATTPLLAVLMLGDLGFAPWQYGLAFAVPCAGGLIGSRLAGPLVARFGQHRVLVASGVLRVCWPVGLAFVGPGTPGLVLVMVVEFGLITSVGVFNPVYATRRLDLTPADRVARTLTAWTVSGKLATAGLTAVWGLLAGLTGPRTAVALAGVLMLATPLLLPRRDRDLGRPLVGPAGDR
- the egtA gene encoding ergothioneine biosynthesis glutamate--cysteine ligase EgtA, whose protein sequence is MSDAVSGCTRPRTTVTEAEVEALVHGICFKTGPPRRLGVEVEWLVHELRAPRLTVSPERLEAVYAALRAVPLRSALTVEPGGQLELSSLPAASLMECIGSVSADLTAVRAVLREDGLALVGLGHDPWHVPRRFLRQPRYDAMEACLDRTGPAGRFMMCASASVQVCLDAGHEEPGPLGHVRRWWLAHQLGAVLLAAFANSPLAGDRPTGWRSTRQLRWTQIGTGRAGGPPLDADPRGAWTRHVLDAPVMCVRHDGGPWDVPEGMTFREWIRSRTPRPPTREDLDYHLTTLFPPVRPRGHLELRMIDAQPGDDGWTVPLAVTAALFEDPEATETAYRAVKPLAERTLGLPAPHNPLYRDAARDALTDPELREAAVTCFTAALAALPRLGATAEVVDAVAAHLERYVLRGRCPADDLLDMPDGASRGPHGRETRP
- a CDS encoding TIGR02452 family protein, whose translation is MSARLRGIAQQTEQIVTAGSYRASGGREVPIAAAVEAARDGTRMYGPAPVEPAPFAAVRTVFEVTGESSLEAARRLGGQVAVLNFASARNPGGGYLNGAQAQEEALCRTSALYTCLLRAREFYDHHRAHRDPFYTDRVIHSPAVPVFRDDRGRLLDEPYTAGFLTSAAPNAGVVLRTVPRRAADVPAALAARAERVLETAAAHGYRRLVLGAWGCGVFRNDPAQVAGAFRGLLGPGGRFSEAFERVTFGILDRTPGGTVREAFAHAFPKGAR
- a CDS encoding VOC family protein: MSVEFNHTIVLSRDREKSAHFLAGILGLQVGEPAGMFLPVTTANGVTLDFATVDIDIPVQHYAFLVSEDEFDAVLARLVADGVPIQADPHGRYPRRINRNDGGRGVYFSDPSGHGMEAFTRPYGSDPSSPLNGVTEDVPGAR